In the genome of Paracoccus tegillarcae, one region contains:
- a CDS encoding fumarylacetoacetate hydrolase family protein yields MRLGTYSVGGETFYGAFTQEGAIALNAAFPQWNSLYDAIASGGLDDLIAAAENGRITHTGVTHEMVMPNARRILCVGVNFPDRNAEYKDGSAQPKHMSLFPRFASGFTGHGQNLVRPPENHTLDYEGEVAIVIGKAGRRIAAGGAYDHIAALTLCNEGTIRDWVRHAKFNVTQGKNWDRSGSIGPWLVPFTDPAQLDNARIVTRVNGEVRQDDTLDRMMFPIREEIAYISTFMTLLPGDIIVTGTPTGAGARFDPPRYLAPGDVVEVEVEGIGTLRNGVEDETI; encoded by the coding sequence ATGAGGCTTGGAACCTATTCCGTCGGGGGCGAAACGTTCTACGGCGCCTTCACCCAAGAGGGCGCGATTGCGCTGAACGCGGCTTTTCCGCAATGGAACTCGCTCTATGACGCCATTGCATCCGGCGGGCTGGACGACCTGATCGCAGCCGCGGAAAATGGCAGGATCACCCATACCGGCGTTACCCACGAGATGGTCATGCCGAACGCGCGCCGCATCCTCTGTGTTGGCGTGAATTTCCCCGACCGCAACGCCGAATACAAGGATGGCAGCGCGCAGCCGAAACACATGTCGCTGTTCCCGCGTTTTGCCAGCGGCTTTACCGGACATGGGCAGAACCTCGTACGCCCGCCCGAGAACCATACGCTGGACTATGAGGGCGAGGTGGCGATTGTCATCGGCAAGGCCGGTCGCCGCATCGCGGCCGGGGGTGCCTACGATCATATCGCCGCGCTGACGCTGTGCAACGAAGGCACGATCCGCGACTGGGTTCGGCACGCCAAGTTCAACGTCACGCAGGGCAAGAACTGGGACCGTTCCGGCTCGATCGGTCCCTGGCTGGTTCCGTTCACCGATCCCGCCCAGTTGGACAACGCCCGCATCGTCACCCGCGTGAACGGCGAGGTCCGACAGGATGACACGCTGGACCGGATGATGTTCCCGATCCGCGAGGAAATCGCGTATATTTCGACCTTCATGACCCTGTTGCCCGGCGACATCATCGTCACCGGCACGCCGACCGGCGCTGGCGCGCGGTTCGATCCGCCACGCTATCTCGCGCCCGGCGATGTGGTCGAGGTCGAGGTAGAAGGCATCGGCACTTTGCGCAACGGTGTGGAGGACGAGACGATATGA
- a CDS encoding aldolase/citrate lyase family protein, with amino-acid sequence MPAPHNPFKAAITSGKPQLGCWLGLADSYAAEISAGAGFDWLLIDAEHAPNDLRSIIRQLQVISAFDSHAVVRPTIGESWMIKQLLDAGAQTLLVPMVESAAQARDPVRAVTYPPHGIRGVGSALARASSFAAISDYLTTAQNEICLLVQVENNAGMEALDDILMVEGIDGVFIGPSDLAADMGFIGNAGAPEVEKTVLDAMRRIVAAGKAGGILTLNADMQKACLDIGATFVATEIDVTLFASAMRAEAARARKMLGDGRQE; translated from the coding sequence ATGCCCGCCCCTCACAACCCGTTCAAGGCCGCGATCACGTCGGGCAAGCCGCAACTGGGATGCTGGCTCGGCCTTGCCGACAGCTATGCCGCCGAAATCAGCGCCGGGGCCGGTTTCGACTGGCTGCTGATCGACGCCGAACACGCGCCCAACGACCTGCGATCCATCATCAGGCAGCTTCAGGTGATTTCAGCCTTTGACAGCCATGCGGTCGTTCGCCCGACAATCGGCGAAAGCTGGATGATCAAGCAACTGCTCGATGCCGGCGCCCAGACATTGCTTGTCCCCATGGTCGAAAGCGCAGCACAGGCAAGAGACCCCGTGCGCGCCGTCACCTATCCGCCGCATGGCATCCGGGGCGTCGGTTCTGCGCTGGCCCGGGCGTCCAGCTTTGCCGCGATATCCGACTATCTGACCACGGCGCAAAACGAGATTTGCCTTCTCGTCCAGGTCGAGAACAATGCCGGCATGGAGGCGCTGGACGACATTCTCATGGTCGAGGGCATCGACGGCGTCTTTATCGGCCCATCAGACCTTGCCGCCGATATGGGCTTTATCGGCAATGCCGGCGCGCCAGAAGTTGAAAAAACAGTCCTTGATGCGATGCGCCGGATCGTGGCCGCCGGCAAGGCCGGCGGGATTCTCACGCTGAACGCCGACATGCAGAAAGCCTGCCTCGACATCGGCGCCACCTTTGTCGCGACCGAGATCGACGTGACACTTTTCGCGTCCGCCATGCGCGCCGAGGCTGCCCGAGCGCGAAAAATGCTGGGCGATGGGCGACAAGAGTGA
- the hpaH gene encoding 2-oxo-hept-4-ene-1,7-dioate hydratase produces the protein MTPEDHARAAADLLQAEATGQQIGLLTARHPEMGMDDAYAVQNAIYRAKLDEGRKVIGWKIGLTSKAMQNALNIDIPDSGILFDNMLFEPGSTVPAGRFIQPRIEAEIAFVMKSALGGADITHADVVAATDYVAPSLEILDTRIRRADPATGKTRTVFDTISDNAANAGIVLGAERHPVDGVDLRWVGAITSRNGEVEETGLGAGVLNDPVESVVWLARRMAQYGQRIEPGQIILSGSFIRPVECPPGSRIEADFGPFGAVDISFA, from the coding sequence ATGACCCCCGAAGATCACGCCCGCGCGGCAGCCGATCTGTTGCAGGCCGAAGCCACCGGCCAGCAGATCGGGTTGCTGACCGCCCGCCACCCTGAAATGGGCATGGACGACGCCTACGCGGTGCAGAACGCGATCTACCGCGCCAAGCTGGACGAGGGCCGCAAGGTGATTGGCTGGAAGATCGGCCTGACTTCGAAAGCGATGCAAAATGCGCTGAACATCGACATCCCCGATAGCGGCATTCTGTTCGACAACATGCTGTTTGAACCCGGTTCGACCGTGCCTGCGGGGCGGTTCATCCAACCCCGGATCGAGGCCGAGATCGCCTTTGTCATGAAGTCGGCCTTGGGTGGGGCTGATATCACCCACGCCGATGTGGTGGCGGCAACCGATTACGTCGCGCCGTCGCTGGAGATCCTCGACACCCGGATCAGGCGCGCCGATCCGGCCACCGGAAAAACGCGAACCGTGTTCGACACGATCAGCGACAATGCCGCCAATGCCGGGATCGTTCTGGGCGCTGAACGCCATCCGGTGGATGGCGTGGATCTGCGATGGGTCGGTGCGATCACCTCGCGCAATGGCGAGGTCGAGGAAACCGGGTTGGGCGCAGGGGTTCTGAACGATCCGGTCGAAAGCGTGGTCTGGCTGGCACGGCGCATGGCGCAATACGGCCAACGGATCGAGCCAGGTCAGATCATCCTCTCCGGCTCTTTCATCCGCCCGGTTGAATGTCCGCCGGGCAGCCGCATTGAGGCCGATTTCGGTCCCTTCGGCGCCGTTGATATCTCTTTCGCCTAA
- a CDS encoding aminotransferase class III-fold pyridoxal phosphate-dependent enzyme: protein MKDSNFLKENNGRNFWQPMTHPVDAHMNPPTIVTGGEGVSIIDVDGHKVVDAVGGLWNVNLGYSCEPAKRAIAEQLSALPYYSCFRGTTNDKAIELSYELADFFAPDGLTRAFFTSGGSDSVETALKLARQYHRVRGENGRTKFISLKKGYHGTHFGGASVNGNSKFRAAYEPLLAGCHHIPAPNAYRNPFDESDPEKLAALCIAALEDEIAFQGADTIAAFIMEPVLGAGGVYPPHKSFMPAVRETCDRHGILLISDEVITAFGRTGSESGARHWGVQPDFMCTAKAITNGYFPFGATMISEKVADVFENDTAGIASVDTGYTYSGHPVGAAAALAVLAEIRRLRIWENAGTRGQELIAGLQDLGRRFDVVGDVRGEGLMCAIELVSDRATKKPAGKEVGMAVQKAAYESGAMLRVSGNMIIFSPPLIVESADIATILSATEAGLAAI, encoded by the coding sequence ATGAAAGATTCGAATTTTCTCAAGGAAAACAATGGCCGGAACTTCTGGCAGCCGATGACCCATCCGGTCGATGCGCATATGAACCCGCCGACAATCGTGACCGGTGGCGAGGGTGTCAGCATCATCGACGTAGATGGTCACAAGGTGGTCGATGCGGTGGGCGGATTGTGGAATGTCAATCTTGGCTATTCCTGCGAACCGGCCAAACGAGCGATTGCCGAGCAACTGTCCGCCTTGCCCTATTATTCCTGCTTTCGCGGGACGACGAATGACAAGGCCATCGAGCTCAGCTACGAATTGGCCGATTTCTTCGCACCGGACGGATTGACCCGCGCCTTCTTTACATCAGGCGGTTCGGATTCGGTCGAGACCGCGCTGAAACTGGCACGGCAATATCATCGCGTGCGCGGCGAAAATGGCCGCACCAAGTTCATCAGCCTCAAGAAAGGCTATCACGGCACACATTTCGGCGGCGCCTCTGTCAACGGCAATTCCAAGTTCCGCGCCGCCTACGAGCCGCTGCTTGCCGGATGCCACCACATCCCCGCACCGAACGCGTACCGCAACCCGTTCGACGAATCCGACCCGGAAAAGCTTGCCGCGCTCTGCATTGCGGCGCTTGAGGACGAGATCGCATTTCAGGGCGCAGACACCATTGCCGCCTTCATCATGGAGCCGGTGCTGGGCGCGGGCGGCGTCTACCCGCCGCATAAGTCCTTTATGCCAGCGGTGCGCGAGACCTGCGACCGGCATGGCATCCTGCTGATTTCGGATGAGGTCATCACCGCCTTTGGCCGCACCGGCAGCGAAAGCGGCGCGCGTCATTGGGGCGTGCAGCCCGACTTCATGTGCACAGCCAAGGCGATCACCAACGGCTATTTCCCCTTTGGCGCGACGATGATTTCGGAAAAGGTGGCCGATGTATTCGAAAACGACACGGCCGGCATTGCCTCGGTCGACACCGGCTACACCTATTCCGGCCACCCGGTCGGGGCGGCGGCGGCGCTGGCGGTTCTGGCAGAGATCCGTCGTCTGCGGATCTGGGAAAATGCGGGCACGCGCGGGCAGGAACTGATTGCGGGCCTGCAGGATCTTGGCCGACGCTTTGATGTGGTCGGCGACGTGCGCGGCGAAGGGCTGATGTGCGCCATCGAACTGGTCTCGGACCGGGCAACCAAGAAACCCGCAGGCAAGGAGGTTGGCATGGCCGTCCAGAAGGCCGCCTACGAATCCGGTGCCATGCTGCGCGTGTCGGGCAACATGATCATCTTTTCGCCGCCGCTGATCGTCGAAAGCGCTGACATCGCCACGATCCTGTCGGCAACCGAGGCCGGACTGGCGGCGATCTGA
- the hpaR gene encoding homoprotocatechuate degradation operon regulator HpaR gives MDEQEKMKPSTELPTTARSLPIALMRAREKVMAPIREMLAHSGITEQQWRILRVLSEHGDQEASKLAERASLLLPSQTRILQSMLEKGYVTRTASETDRRRQTIGITPKGQAIIKENLPQAIAISDRFRQALGPARYDLLLDCLEELEERL, from the coding sequence ATGGACGAGCAAGAAAAGATGAAGCCTTCGACGGAACTGCCGACGACGGCGCGGTCTCTGCCCATTGCCCTGATGCGCGCTCGCGAAAAGGTCATGGCGCCGATCCGCGAGATGCTTGCCCATTCGGGGATCACCGAACAGCAGTGGCGCATCCTGCGCGTGCTGTCAGAGCACGGCGATCAGGAGGCCAGCAAACTCGCGGAACGGGCAAGCCTGTTGCTGCCCAGCCAGACGCGGATCCTTCAGTCGATGCTGGAAAAGGGGTATGTGACGCGGACCGCCAGTGAGACAGATCGCCGGCGTCAGACCATCGGCATTACGCCCAAGGGCCAGGCCATCATCAAAGAGAATCTTCCGCAGGCGATTGCCATATCGGACAGGTTCCGGCAGGCGCTCGGCCCGGCGAGGTACGATCTGCTACTTGATTGTCTGGAAGAGCTGGAAGAGCGGCTCTGA
- a CDS encoding pyridoxal phosphate-dependent decarboxylase family protein, translated as MNWDEFSHWGRHISDWAASYHQTLADRPVRARTKPGDIAAQLPAMPPDGSEPMDAIMADFERIVMPGMTHWQHPRFFAYFPANAAPPSMLADMLVTTLAAQCMLWQTSPAATELETVVIDWLRQAMALPETFTGVIQDSASSATLSAVLTMRERATGYTGNRDGLSRKGNLRIYCSDQAHSSIDRACWVAGIGQENLVKLPTTGPRYALDVAALRAAIAQDRADGHIPAGLIAITGGTGIGAADDLAPLFDIAQAEDLYTHLDAAWAGSAMICPEFRADFWQGAERADSIVFNPHKWLGAQFDCSVQFLKDPGPQLNTLRIEPEYLKTTGDAVTNYSEWTIPLGRRFRALKIWFLIRSYGLDGLRTRMRNHVAWAGEVCDAIRALDGFEIVTEPILSLFSFRCPGDDHTQQRLVDAINDDGRIYLTQAAFGGRKVIRLQVGQFDTTRNDVLMAAEVIDDVWRSIS; from the coding sequence ATGAACTGGGACGAATTTTCTCACTGGGGCCGACATATCTCTGACTGGGCGGCCAGTTACCATCAGACGCTGGCCGACAGGCCTGTGCGTGCGCGGACAAAACCCGGCGACATCGCGGCACAACTGCCCGCGATGCCACCGGATGGCAGCGAGCCGATGGACGCCATCATGGCGGATTTCGAACGTATCGTGATGCCCGGAATGACCCATTGGCAGCATCCGCGTTTCTTTGCCTATTTCCCCGCAAATGCCGCCCCGCCATCGATGCTGGCAGACATGCTGGTGACCACGCTGGCTGCGCAATGCATGCTGTGGCAGACATCGCCCGCCGCCACCGAGCTTGAAACCGTGGTCATCGACTGGCTGCGTCAGGCCATGGCGCTGCCGGAAACGTTCACTGGCGTCATTCAGGACAGCGCCTCGTCGGCAACTCTGTCGGCGGTCCTGACCATGCGAGAACGCGCAACAGGCTATACCGGCAATCGCGACGGCCTTTCGCGCAAAGGCAACCTGAGGATCTATTGCTCGGACCAGGCCCATTCCTCGATCGACCGCGCCTGCTGGGTCGCGGGTATCGGACAGGAAAATCTTGTCAAATTGCCCACCACAGGCCCGCGCTATGCCCTTGACGTCGCGGCGCTACGGGCCGCGATCGCCCAAGACCGCGCTGACGGACATATCCCCGCCGGCCTGATCGCCATCACCGGCGGCACCGGCATTGGCGCGGCAGACGATCTGGCCCCCCTCTTCGACATTGCCCAGGCAGAGGATCTTTACACCCATCTCGACGCGGCATGGGCGGGTTCTGCGATGATCTGCCCCGAATTTCGCGCCGATTTCTGGCAAGGCGCAGAGCGCGCGGACAGCATCGTCTTTAACCCGCATAAGTGGCTGGGCGCACAGTTCGACTGCTCGGTGCAGTTCCTCAAGGATCCCGGACCGCAGCTGAACACGCTGAGGATCGAACCGGAATATCTGAAAACCACGGGCGATGCCGTGACCAATTACTCGGAATGGACGATCCCGCTTGGCCGGCGTTTCCGGGCGCTGAAAATCTGGTTTCTGATCCGCAGCTACGGCCTGGATGGACTGCGGACACGGATGCGCAACCATGTGGCCTGGGCCGGCGAGGTCTGCGATGCGATCCGGGCGCTTGACGGGTTCGAGATCGTCACCGAACCCATTCTGAGCCTGTTCTCATTCCGCTGTCCCGGCGACGATCACACACAGCAAAGGCTGGTAGATGCCATCAACGACGATGGCCGGATCTATTTGACCCAAGCGGCCTTTGGCGGACGAAAGGTCATTCGCCTGCAAGTGGGCCAGTTCGACACCACACGAAACGACGTCCTGATGGCCGCAGAGGTCATCGACGATGTCTGGAGGAGCATTTCATGA
- a CDS encoding LysR substrate-binding domain-containing protein, with the protein MPPFRAIAVFYHVARHNSIVQAANELNVTPSAVSQQIKALEEQIGTTLVARDGRSIRLTEAGERYFELISDKVEGVMQATELMRGTRQTANMVIRTTPTISTKWLLPRLGRFLELMPDTNIRIDGSNEPVDFNRDNVDLEIRHGLGGWPGLYTEPLTEERFLPVCSPQLAAPGALTPAEVLDLPIIRSLKAQIQWRAWAEAMRLAPPANNTALSFDRSHMAIDAAALGLGVALESELMMEEELRSGRLVMPVAQTPMLQTATQWLVCPRSNLRRHRVMRLIEWLRDEAAQWRQSSPANSADFLQ; encoded by the coding sequence TTGCCGCCATTTCGTGCCATTGCCGTCTTTTATCACGTTGCTCGCCACAACTCGATTGTGCAGGCCGCGAACGAATTGAACGTCACGCCATCTGCGGTCAGCCAGCAAATCAAGGCGCTGGAGGAACAGATCGGCACCACGCTGGTGGCCCGCGATGGCCGCAGCATTCGCCTGACAGAGGCCGGCGAACGCTATTTCGAACTGATCTCTGACAAGGTCGAAGGCGTCATGCAGGCGACGGAACTGATGCGCGGCACCCGGCAGACGGCCAATATGGTCATCCGCACGACGCCGACGATTTCGACCAAATGGCTGCTGCCCCGTCTTGGCCGGTTTCTTGAACTGATGCCCGACACAAATATCCGCATTGATGGCAGCAACGAGCCTGTCGATTTCAACCGCGACAATGTCGATCTGGAAATCCGCCACGGGCTCGGCGGCTGGCCCGGCCTTTATACCGAGCCGCTGACCGAGGAACGCTTTCTGCCCGTCTGCTCACCACAACTTGCGGCGCCAGGTGCGCTGACGCCGGCCGAGGTGCTGGACCTGCCGATTATCCGGTCGCTCAAGGCGCAGATTCAGTGGCGCGCCTGGGCCGAGGCGATGCGCCTCGCCCCGCCCGCCAACAACACCGCACTGTCATTCGATCGGTCGCATATGGCCATCGACGCCGCAGCGCTCGGGCTGGGGGTGGCACTGGAAAGCGAGCTGATGATGGAAGAGGAACTGCGCTCAGGCCGGCTGGTCATGCCGGTCGCACAGACGCCCATGCTGCAAACCGCGACGCAATGGCTGGTCTGTCCGCGTTCCAACCTCCGGCGTCACCGGGTAATGCGGTTGATCGAGTGGCTACGTGACGAAGCCGCCCAATGGCGCCAGAGCAGCCCCGCAAACAGCGCAGATTTTCTACAATAA
- a CDS encoding HAD-IA family hydrolase yields the protein MTDPQGALVLDFGGVISRTMFETHEHSERALGLAPGSLTWRGPFDPAGDPLWRAMQADEISERDYWLTRTQEVGALVGAEWTLMQEFVIAARGAEASEILRPEALAAMKTVKASGLKLAVLSNELDLFYGADFRHGLPFWDDLDVVVDATYTRILKPDPRAYEDCIIQLGLAPADCVFVDDQARNIAGAERVGMQTVHFDVTNPGASYARALDLLGVSAIA from the coding sequence ATGACTGACCCACAAGGCGCGCTTGTCCTGGATTTCGGCGGCGTCATCAGCCGCACGATGTTCGAAACCCATGAGCATTCTGAACGCGCGCTCGGACTGGCACCGGGCAGCCTGACATGGCGCGGCCCCTTTGACCCGGCGGGTGACCCGCTCTGGCGCGCGATGCAGGCCGACGAGATCAGCGAGCGTGACTATTGGCTGACCCGCACGCAAGAGGTGGGCGCCCTGGTCGGTGCGGAATGGACCTTGATGCAGGAATTCGTGATCGCCGCACGCGGTGCGGAGGCCAGCGAAATCCTGCGCCCCGAGGCGCTGGCCGCGATGAAGACCGTCAAGGCGTCGGGGCTGAAACTCGCCGTTCTCTCGAATGAGCTTGATCTCTTTTACGGCGCGGATTTCAGGCATGGCCTGCCCTTTTGGGACGATCTCGATGTGGTGGTCGATGCGACCTACACCCGGATCCTGAAACCCGATCCACGCGCCTATGAAGATTGCATCATTCAGCTTGGGCTTGCGCCTGCCGATTGCGTCTTTGTGGATGATCAGGCGCGCAACATTGCCGGCGCCGAACGTGTCGGCATGCAAACCGTTCATTTCGATGTCACCAACCCCGGCGCGTCCTATGCCCGCGCCCTCGACTTGCTTGGCGTGTCCGCAATCGCCTGA
- a CDS encoding 5-carboxymethyl-2-hydroxymuconate Delta-isomerase: protein MPHLIVDYSANLEQEIDMSAFCDHLRRAAVKIDAFPDAGIRVRAIPAPHWSIADGNPHHGYVDISIRLRAGRPDDVKTAATQAIFAAAHDFLAPLMASRPLALSLEMRDIDPALSPKAGTIRDHLKD, encoded by the coding sequence ATGCCCCATCTGATCGTCGATTATTCGGCCAATCTCGAGCAAGAGATCGACATGTCTGCATTTTGCGATCACCTTCGCCGGGCGGCGGTCAAGATCGATGCCTTTCCCGACGCCGGCATACGGGTTCGGGCAATCCCGGCCCCTCATTGGAGCATCGCCGACGGCAACCCGCATCACGGCTATGTCGATATCTCGATCCGTTTGCGGGCCGGTCGCCCCGACGATGTAAAGACCGCCGCCACGCAGGCGATCTTTGCCGCGGCCCACGACTTTCTCGCGCCGCTCATGGCGTCGCGTCCGCTCGCGCTGTCGCTGGAGATGCGCGACATCGACCCTGCCCTGTCGCCCAAGGCCGGCACCATCCGTGACCATCTGAAGGATTAG
- the hpaE gene encoding 5-carboxymethyl-2-hydroxymuconate semialdehyde dehydrogenase: MSQPAENIEKLDGYLARFRTSGILNRIAGQDRPGSGGVFQNTTPVDKSVICDVAHGTATDIDAAARAAADAFPAWRDMPALERKKILINVAEAIEARAEEIALCECWDTGQTLRFMSKAALRGAENFRYFADQVVQARDGQHLKSPTLMNVTTRKPIGPVGVITPWNTPFMLSTWKIAPALAAGCTVVHKPAEASPLTARLLVEIAEEAGLPPGVLNTVNGFGEGAGKALTEHPAIKAIAFVGESRTGSIITKQGADTLKRMHLELGGKNPVIVFEDADLERALDAVIFMIYSINGERCTSSSRLLVQDNIREEFEAKLIERVNNIKVGHPLDPATEIGPIVSEEHYNKVTSYFDIAKEDGATVAAGGVTIGDEGYFVRPTLFTNANNQMRIAQEEIFGPVLTSIPFSTEEEALAIANDTQYGLTGYVWTNDLTRALRFTEELEAGMIWVNSENVRHLPTPFGGVKASGIGRDGGDWSFEFYMEQKHIGFALGQHKIMRLGA; the protein is encoded by the coding sequence ATGTCTCAGCCCGCCGAAAATATCGAAAAGCTCGACGGCTATCTGGCCCGGTTTCGCACAAGCGGCATCCTGAACCGCATTGCCGGGCAGGACCGCCCCGGTTCCGGCGGCGTGTTCCAGAACACCACGCCCGTCGACAAGAGCGTGATCTGCGACGTGGCACACGGCACGGCCACGGATATCGACGCCGCCGCCAGGGCTGCCGCCGATGCCTTTCCGGCCTGGCGTGACATGCCCGCGCTAGAGCGCAAGAAGATCCTGATCAATGTGGCAGAGGCGATCGAGGCACGCGCCGAAGAGATCGCACTGTGCGAATGCTGGGACACCGGCCAGACCCTGCGCTTCATGTCCAAGGCCGCGCTGCGCGGCGCCGAGAATTTCCGCTATTTCGCCGATCAGGTGGTGCAGGCTCGTGACGGACAGCATCTCAAATCACCGACGCTGATGAATGTGACCACGCGCAAGCCGATCGGCCCGGTCGGCGTCATCACGCCGTGGAACACGCCCTTCATGTTGTCCACCTGGAAAATCGCCCCGGCGCTGGCCGCGGGCTGCACCGTAGTTCACAAACCCGCAGAGGCATCACCGCTGACCGCCCGGCTGCTGGTCGAGATCGCAGAAGAGGCCGGTCTGCCGCCCGGTGTGCTGAATACGGTAAACGGTTTCGGCGAAGGCGCGGGCAAGGCCCTGACCGAACATCCCGCGATCAAGGCCATCGCCTTTGTCGGGGAAAGCCGCACCGGCTCTATCATCACCAAACAGGGCGCTGACACGCTCAAGCGGATGCATCTCGAGTTGGGCGGCAAGAATCCTGTGATCGTTTTCGAGGATGCCGATCTGGAGCGCGCGCTCGACGCGGTGATCTTCATGATCTACTCGATCAACGGCGAGCGCTGCACCTCGTCATCGCGGCTGTTGGTGCAGGACAACATCCGCGAAGAGTTCGAGGCCAAACTGATCGAACGTGTGAACAACATCAAGGTCGGCCATCCGCTGGACCCGGCGACCGAAATCGGCCCGATAGTGTCCGAGGAACATTACAACAAGGTCACCTCGTATTTCGACATCGCCAAGGAAGACGGCGCGACCGTCGCTGCGGGCGGTGTCACAATCGGCGACGAGGGCTATTTCGTCCGCCCGACGCTGTTTACCAACGCCAACAACCAGATGCGGATCGCGCAAGAGGAGATCTTTGGCCCGGTTCTGACCTCCATCCCCTTCTCGACCGAGGAAGAGGCGCTGGCCATCGCCAATGACACGCAATACGGGCTGACCGGATATGTCTGGACCAACGATCTGACCCGCGCCTTGCGCTTTACCGAAGAACTTGAGGCAGGGATGATCTGGGTGAATTCGGAAAACGTCCGCCATCTGCCCACGCCCTTTGGCGGTGTGAAGGCCAGCGGCATCGGTCGCGACGGCGGCGACTGGTCGTTCGAATTCTACATGGAGCAAAAGCATATCGGCTTTGCCCTGGGTCAGCACAAGATCATGCGGCTCGGCGCCTGA
- the hpaD gene encoding 3,4-dihydroxyphenylacetate 2,3-dioxygenase codes for MPIPAPNLYPTFNTIRLSHVCLNVADLAASRKFYTEILGLQVTDESDSHIYLRAMEERGHHCVILQKSDIPGTVEVMGFKTYDEADLDKAQTYFADKGRPTEWVERPYQGRTLLTSDNMGIPLEFYHKMDRLEPIHQKYALYRGVKPLRIDHFNCFSTSVDESVAFYSDFGFRVTEYTEDEESGKLWAAWMHRKGGVHDMAFTNGTGPRMHHVAFWVPTPLNIIDLLDLMATSGYVDNIERGPGRHGISNAFFLYVLDPDGHRIEIYCSDYQTVDPDLEAIKWDLKDPQRQTLWGAPAPRSWFEHGTPFAGTDVKDSELAASPIIAP; via the coding sequence ATGCCCATTCCCGCCCCGAACCTCTACCCGACTTTCAATACAATCCGGCTGAGCCATGTCTGCCTGAACGTCGCAGACCTCGCCGCGTCGCGGAAATTCTATACCGAAATTCTTGGATTGCAGGTGACCGATGAAAGCGACAGCCACATCTATCTGCGCGCGATGGAAGAGCGCGGGCATCACTGCGTGATCCTGCAAAAGTCCGACATTCCCGGAACCGTCGAGGTCATGGGCTTCAAGACCTATGACGAAGCTGACCTCGACAAGGCCCAAACATACTTTGCCGACAAGGGGCGCCCGACGGAATGGGTCGAACGCCCCTATCAGGGCCGCACGCTTCTGACCTCGGACAATATGGGCATCCCGCTGGAATTCTATCACAAGATGGATCGCCTCGAGCCGATCCACCAGAAATATGCGCTTTACCGGGGCGTAAAGCCGCTGCGGATCGACCATTTCAACTGCTTTTCAACCAGCGTGGACGAGAGCGTGGCCTTTTACAGCGACTTCGGCTTCCGCGTGACAGAATACACCGAGGACGAAGAAAGCGGCAAGCTTTGGGCCGCCTGGATGCATCGCAAGGGCGGTGTCCATGACATGGCCTTCACCAATGGCACCGGCCCACGCATGCACCACGTCGCCTTTTGGGTGCCGACACCGCTGAACATCATCGATCTGCTCGATCTGATGGCCACCTCTGGTTATGTCGACAATATCGAGCGCGGCCCGGGACGGCACGGCATCTCGAACGCCTTTTTCCTCTATGTGCTGGACCCTGACGGTCATCGGATCGAGATCTACTGCTCGGACTATCAGACCGTCGATCCGGATCTGGAGGCGATAAAGTGGGACCTCAAGGACCCGCAGCGCCAGACCCTTTGGGGCGCACCTGCGCCTCGCAGCTGGTTCGAGCACGGCACGCCGTTTGCAGGCACCGATGTGAAGGACTCGGAACTGGCCGCAAGCCCGATCATTGCGCCCTGA